Genomic window (Nitrospirota bacterium):
ACGCCCGGTTCTACACCAAGGTCATGCGCGATTTCGGACTCCTCAAGACCGGCGAGCCGTTCCAGCGCCTCCTGACACAGGGAATGGTCATCAAGGACGGCGCCAAGATGAGCAAGTCGAAGGGCAATGTGGTCGATCCGGACGAGATCATCAGGAAGTACGGGGCCGACACGGCACGCCTCTTCATCCTCTTCGCCGCGCCGCCGGAGTACGACCTCGAATGGAGCGACCAGGGCGTGGAAGGTGCCTCACGATTCCTCAGGCGTGTGTGGGATCTGTTTCAACGGCTCGATACGGCGGCCATCCTAGATGAACGAGAACGATTCGCGACGATCCTGAGAAACCTCGAACCTTCGAAAATACCGGAGCAGGCAGCCCAGGTTCTTCGGAAATGCCACCAGACGATCAAGAAAGTTACGGAGGACATCGAGGACCGATTCCACTTCAACACCGCCGTAGCCGCGATCATGGAGTTTTGCAACACCTTCAATGCTTGGCATCGGCCGCAGTTGGTCACCTACGGCCGAGGAATCGAAGAAAAAAGCCAGAGTTTGATAGATCAGCGTGCCATATTCTGGTTCTGTGTGAGGAATCTGGCGCTCTTGCTGGCGCCGTTCGTGCCGCATGTCGCGGAAGAATTGTGGAGTCAGCTCGGAGAGAAGGATTTTGTGTCACGGCATCCTTGGCCGGCGTGGGACCCCAAATGGATTCAGGAGGAGGCGATTACGGTGATCGTCCAAATCGACGGGAAGCTGCGCTCCAAACTGATCGTCCCGCGAGACCTGTCCGAGGCCGAGCTCCGGGCGAGGGCCATGGGCGATCCCAAAGTGCAGCCGTGGGTCGCGGACCGACAGGTCCGGCAGGTGGTGGTTGTGCCGCAACGTCTGGTCAACATCGTCACTTCACCGAAGGCGGCATGAAACCCACGCCCCGCTCCCTGCTCATGGGCCGCTGGCTCGCGCCGTTTCTTTCGCTCCTCCTCGGCCTGATTACGGGATCCTTCGCGTGCGGCTATCAGTTCGTCAATCGCGTCAACACGCTCCCCTCCCACATCAAGCGGGTGGCGGTCGGTGAGATCCGGAACGATACGGACGAACCGCACATCCAGACCGTTTTCTACCAGGCTTTCCAACAGGAGTTTTCGACGGACAGGAGATTGAACCTGACGTCGATCGAGAAGGCCGATGCCGTGCTCAGCGGAACTTTGAAACGGTTCAGCATTGAACCCCTGGCGTACGATATTGCGGGCTTTCCCTCCAAGTACCGATCGACCATCACGGTGGACCTCGAGCTCTACGACAAGGTGAAAGACGAGATATACTGGGATGTGAGGGGATACTCCCGTTCCGATGAGTATGCCGCCAGCCAAACGGCGGGCATTTCGAAGGAAAACGAGGTGCTAATCCTCAAGAAACTGGCGGTTGATGCGGCGGAGGAAATCCACCGCGCCATCATGGGCAAGATGTAAGGCGTCCCACTCGTCACGCGTCCGCCATCAAGACCAACTACACGCTAAGATTCTACGACCAGGTCCTGCGACTGGGCTACATCCACTATGGATTGTGGGAGGCGGGCGATCCACGCTCCGTGGAGGGCCTACGCGCGGCGCAGGAGCGGTATGCGGAATACCTTGTGTCGAAAGTTCCAACCGGAGTGAAGCACATCCTGGATGTCGGATGCGGGACCGGTGGCATGGCGCTCAAGCTCAAGACGAAGGGGTACGCGGTTACCGGAGTGTCGCCCGACCCTTACCAGCAGGTCGAATTTTCGAAACGATCAGGGTGTCCCTTCTTTCTCTCCAAGTTTGAAGCGCTCAGGGAGCGGCCGAAAGCGGATCTCATCCTCATGGCCGAGAGCGTACAGTACTTCCCCGTCCAAGCAGGATTCGCCCAGAGCCGCGAGATCCTGCCGCCGCGGGGATGGATCCTGGCGGCCGACTACTTCTGCAAGTTCAAGGACGGGTCCAGACTCACAAAATCCGGTCATCTCGAAAGCGAGTACCGTGCCGCCGGAAAGGAGTCAGGATTCGAGATCGAGTTCGAAGAAGACCTCACCGAGCGGGCGGTGCCCACCCTGGAATTGGGATTCGGCTGGGTGAATCAATACGCCATGCCGGCCTACGAACTCATGGTTGAGGCGCTTCGAAAACGTTATCCGCGCCTGACCCGGCTGGCCATGGTTTATTTTCGAAAGAAGTTGGACCAATTGCGCGAGCAGCTCGTCGTCATCGACCCCGACGCCTTCCGCCGAGCCAAAACCTACCGCGTCATTCTCTGGCGCCGCGTAGTGTAGGCTTCCGACTCGCCTGTGGACGGGGCTGGGGACGAGCGTCCCCAAACACGAGACAACTCCACCCCACCGTTGCATTTCTGTCACATGGACAGAGAATCACCCCTACGATGACGAAAACGGAGCGCCGGTGCATAGATGCAACTCCGTGCGCCGCGGCACGAACCTTGCAGGAGTAGGCAGGTCAATGCGATGGACCTGGGTGAGTTCGAGGCGGGGAGAAGATTCGGGGGGCCAAGGTAGAGGTGCGGCATGAAACAGACGCAGGAGGTGAAAACATGAGAACAAAGCACGGAGTCGGACCTGGAAAACCCGCTACGACGGTTCAGCCATTTGATGCGGAGTCAGCCCCGGATACAATGCCCCTATCCGACATGGAAACGGTCATGGGAGCGAAACGGGAGTCAAGTCAAGAATATCGGCTGAAACGGTGGGGTTCGATTTCGTTCGCCATCCTGGTCTTGGGTTGCGGAATTGATGCGGGGGACGATCCAGGATCTGCGACGCTGCCGGAGAAAGAAAGCCAGCCGTCCGAGTTGAGCGGCCTTCTTGAAGGGGATTGGCACATCTACAGCCATCAGAACGAAACCCCTCACATTTCCCATTCGGATCAGTTGCTGACGTTCAAGAAAACCGGCGACAACACATACGAGATATACGAGGCCTGCTCCCAACGCGCCCATTCCACCGGCACCGTCCGCGGCGGGATCCTTGATTTCGACGGGACAGAAACGGATGCGGTTTTCAAGAATGGGCGGCTCGTCCTCACTGAAA
Coding sequences:
- a CDS encoding LptE family protein: MKPTPRSLLMGRWLAPFLSLLLGLITGSFACGYQFVNRVNTLPSHIKRVAVGEIRNDTDEPHIQTVFYQAFQQEFSTDRRLNLTSIEKADAVLSGTLKRFSIEPLAYDIAGFPSKYRSTITVDLELYDKVKDEIYWDVRGYSRSDEYAASQTAGISKENEVLILKKLAVDAAEEIHRAIMGKM
- a CDS encoding methyltransferase domain-containing protein, which codes for MEGLRAAQERYAEYLVSKVPTGVKHILDVGCGTGGMALKLKTKGYAVTGVSPDPYQQVEFSKRSGCPFFLSKFEALRERPKADLILMAESVQYFPVQAGFAQSREILPPRGWILAADYFCKFKDGSRLTKSGHLESEYRAAGKESGFEIEFEEDLTERAVPTLELGFGWVNQYAMPAYELMVEALRKRYPRLTRLAMVYFRKKLDQLREQLVVIDPDAFRRAKTYRVILWRRVV